In a single window of the Salvelinus namaycush isolate Seneca chromosome 18, SaNama_1.0, whole genome shotgun sequence genome:
- the LOC120063241 gene encoding ubiquitin-conjugating enzyme E2 D4 isoform X1, producing the protein MALKRIQKELTDLQRDPPAQCSAGPVGDDLFHWQATIMGPNDSPYQGGVFFLTIHFPTDYPFKPPKVAFTTKIYHPNINSNGSICLDILRSQWSPALTVSKVLLSICSLLCDPNPDDPLVPEIAHTYKADREKYNRLAREWTQKYAM; encoded by the exons GAACTGACAGATTTGCAGAGGGATCCACCTGCACAGTGCTCAGCGGGACCAGTTGGAGATGATT TGTTTCACTGGCAGGCAACAATAATGGGTCCG aatGACAGTCCTTATCAGGGAGGAGTGTTCTTCTTGACTATTCACTTCCCTACAGATTACCCCTTCAAACCACCAAAG GTTGCGTTCACGACAAAGATCTACCACCCTAATATCAACAGCAATGGAAGTATTTGTCTGGATATATTGAGATCGCAATGGTCGCCTGCACTCACTGTATCAAAAG TTCTCTTGTCAATCTGCTCTCTGCTTTGCGATCCGAACCCAGATGACCCGCTTGTACCAGAGATTGCACACACCTACAAAGCTGACAGGGAAAA GTACAACAGACTAGCAAGAGAATGGACACAGAAGTATGCAATGTGA
- the LOC120063241 gene encoding ubiquitin-conjugating enzyme E2 D4 isoform X2, translating to MINDSPYQGGVFFLTIHFPTDYPFKPPKVAFTTKIYHPNINSNGSICLDILRSQWSPALTVSKVLLSICSLLCDPNPDDPLVPEIAHTYKADREKYNRLAREWTQKYAM from the exons ATGATT aatGACAGTCCTTATCAGGGAGGAGTGTTCTTCTTGACTATTCACTTCCCTACAGATTACCCCTTCAAACCACCAAAG GTTGCGTTCACGACAAAGATCTACCACCCTAATATCAACAGCAATGGAAGTATTTGTCTGGATATATTGAGATCGCAATGGTCGCCTGCACTCACTGTATCAAAAG TTCTCTTGTCAATCTGCTCTCTGCTTTGCGATCCGAACCCAGATGACCCGCTTGTACCAGAGATTGCACACACCTACAAAGCTGACAGGGAAAA GTACAACAGACTAGCAAGAGAATGGACACAGAAGTATGCAATGTGA